One genomic window of Thermococcus indicus includes the following:
- the nikR gene encoding nickel-responsive transcriptional regulator NikR, whose amino-acid sequence MKITRFGVSVPDELLERFDRIIEEKGYVNRSEAIRDMMRDFIVRHEWEQGEGEVAGTITMLYNHDEAEVVKELLDLQHDYLSEIISSIHVHMDEHNCLEVIIVKGKANRIKEIADRLLSLKGVKHGKLVMTGTGKELV is encoded by the coding sequence ATGAAGATCACTCGCTTTGGCGTCTCCGTTCCCGACGAGCTGCTCGAGAGGTTCGACCGTATAATCGAGGAGAAGGGCTACGTGAACAGGAGCGAGGCAATAAGGGACATGATGAGGGACTTCATAGTCCGGCACGAGTGGGAACAGGGTGAGGGTGAGGTCGCCGGCACGATAACCATGCTCTACAACCACGACGAGGCCGAGGTCGTCAAGGAGCTCCTCGACCTCCAGCACGACTACCTGAGCGAGATAATCTCCAGCATTCACGTCCACATGGATGAGCACAACTGCCTGGAGGTCATCATAGTTAAGGGCAAGGCCAACAGGATAAAGGAGATAGCGGACAGGCTGCTGAGCCTCAAGGGTGTAAAGCACGGCAAGCTGGTGATGACTGGGACTGGGAAGGAGCTGGTCTAG